The following are encoded together in the Capsulimonas corticalis genome:
- a CDS encoding type II secretion system protein has translation MKRGFTLIELLIVIAIISILAAILFPVFAQARKRAQNTACLSNLRQIGMATQMYVQENDETFFWNLGDPANPNTTIKRFAPSAYDDTIPPFDSTHSNRWDPSPIMPVLEPYVKNQGIWVCPGTPLPYTGINGIQENTSRDKTSYQVNPYIAVNDTLGPPPHSGPVTLADVVSPTGVKVFQDYYNKKRGSAFVAGVHFGGGNYVCVDGHTKFQRGGVANAGAIFAKWWQDS, from the coding sequence ATGAAGCGCGGTTTTACGCTGATTGAGCTTTTGATCGTGATCGCGATCATTTCGATTCTGGCCGCGATCCTGTTCCCGGTCTTCGCCCAGGCGCGCAAGCGCGCCCAAAATACGGCCTGCCTGTCCAACCTGCGTCAGATCGGCATGGCGACCCAGATGTACGTGCAGGAGAACGACGAAACGTTCTTCTGGAACCTCGGCGACCCCGCGAATCCCAACACGACCATCAAACGCTTCGCCCCCTCGGCGTACGACGACACGATCCCCCCATTCGACTCCACCCATTCCAACCGCTGGGATCCCTCGCCGATCATGCCGGTGCTGGAGCCGTACGTTAAGAACCAGGGGATCTGGGTTTGTCCCGGCACGCCGCTGCCGTACACCGGCATCAACGGCATTCAGGAGAATACGAGCCGCGATAAGACCAGCTATCAGGTTAATCCGTACATCGCTGTGAACGACACCCTGGGACCGCCGCCCCATTCCGGCCCGGTCACGCTCGCCGATGTCGTCAGCCCCACGGGCGTCAAGGTGTTCCAGGACTACTACAACAAGAAACGCGGATCGGCCTTTGTCGCCGGCGTCCACTTCGGCGGCGGCAATTATGTGTGCGTCGACGGCCATACCAAATTCCAGCGCGGCGGCGTCGCGAACGCCGGGGCGATTTTTGCGAAGTGGTGGCAGGATTCTTAA
- a CDS encoding glycosyltransferase family 2 protein has product MPRISIVTPCYNGELFLAETIESVLAQKMTDWEMVIVDDGGWDGSAGIAQGYADRDTRIRLLRQTNQGASQARNNGAAATDPAVEYLWFLDADDRLKPGAFAALAGYLDAHPEAVCAACEYDFIDEHGASVTPQAHEYARVWRYAPHGLSVRPLRDDEPDTPFSTLFSWCRIIPSAWIIRRSAFVQAGGYTSALQIGHDIDLALKCSLQGEVHFLPELVCMEYRRHSGQKTAHLDRIRDEEQKLWKIWRDGENLTPAQRALVAKAWRFKERRFTPYLMQGWTLDAFRRGDWRGGVSMALRGVKKYLMG; this is encoded by the coding sequence ATGCCGCGTATCAGCATCGTAACCCCGTGTTACAATGGCGAGTTGTTTTTAGCCGAGACGATCGAAAGCGTACTCGCGCAGAAGATGACGGACTGGGAGATGGTCATTGTGGACGATGGCGGCTGGGACGGCTCCGCCGGCATCGCGCAAGGCTACGCCGACCGCGACACGCGAATTCGTCTTCTGCGTCAGACAAACCAGGGCGCGTCCCAGGCGCGCAACAACGGCGCGGCCGCTACCGATCCCGCCGTTGAATACCTCTGGTTCCTCGACGCCGACGACCGCCTCAAACCCGGCGCGTTCGCCGCGCTTGCCGGCTATCTCGATGCTCATCCCGAAGCCGTCTGCGCTGCCTGCGAATATGATTTCATCGACGAACACGGCGCGAGCGTCACGCCCCAGGCGCACGAATACGCTCGTGTCTGGCGCTACGCCCCCCACGGCCTCAGCGTTCGCCCACTGCGCGACGACGAACCCGATACCCCATTTTCGACTCTCTTCAGTTGGTGCCGAATCATCCCCTCCGCCTGGATCATCCGCCGAAGCGCTTTTGTACAGGCCGGCGGATACACCTCGGCCCTGCAAATCGGACATGACATCGATCTGGCGCTCAAATGCAGTCTTCAGGGTGAAGTGCATTTCCTGCCCGAGCTCGTCTGTATGGAGTATCGCCGTCACTCCGGGCAAAAGACGGCGCACCTGGATCGAATCCGTGACGAGGAACAAAAACTCTGGAAGATCTGGCGCGACGGCGAGAACCTGACGCCCGCGCAGCGTGCGCTCGTGGCGAAGGCGTGGCGCTTCAAAGAACGGCGTTTCACGCCGTATTTGATGCAAGGATGGACGCTCGACGCGTTTCGCCGGGGCGACTGGCGCGGCGGAGTGTCGATGGCGCTGCGCGGGGTGAAGAAGTATTTGATGGGGTGA
- a CDS encoding glycosyltransferase family 4 protein, with protein MLNKNTRTVLFIATSTAVGGMERVMAGVAKRLAEDGVAVEVLLSPSGNEQEIVGWFGTRGVAARTHPAAPDVHQTLPWRQMMDFTRLAASLRVDAVNLHYGVGHISLKDVLAVRLAGRRCVATVHAAPGWGPEDRRVMRATRWASMLCDRVIAHSQATRAHLMAAGVASAKIACIPCGLEPPARTPTRAEARVKLGVCDEAFVVSAAARLVPEKGLDTLLEAVCDLRALAPPPLLLIAGAGPDDIRLRAMGARLLGDRVRFLGHVADLSEMYAASDVFALPSLMEGFGLVYLEAAQHGVPSIGTNVGAIPEVIQDGVTGALVPVGDAKALASSIRALACDPQRRQALGQAARRRVVSEFGMERMGEQYRRALFGRSR; from the coding sequence ATGCTTAACAAAAACACGCGGACAGTCTTGTTCATCGCCACCTCCACCGCCGTCGGCGGGATGGAGCGGGTGATGGCGGGCGTGGCGAAGCGCCTCGCGGAAGATGGCGTTGCGGTTGAGGTTCTGCTGTCGCCGAGCGGCAACGAGCAGGAGATCGTGGGATGGTTTGGCACGCGCGGCGTGGCGGCGCGGACGCATCCGGCGGCTCCGGATGTGCATCAGACGCTTCCCTGGCGGCAGATGATGGACTTCACCCGACTGGCGGCGTCGCTGCGCGTGGACGCCGTCAATTTGCACTATGGCGTGGGGCATATTTCGCTCAAGGATGTCTTGGCGGTCCGGCTCGCGGGACGCCGGTGCGTGGCGACCGTGCATGCGGCGCCGGGGTGGGGGCCGGAGGACCGTCGGGTGATGCGGGCGACGCGGTGGGCGTCGATGCTGTGCGATCGGGTGATCGCGCATTCTCAGGCGACGCGCGCGCACTTGATGGCGGCGGGCGTGGCGTCCGCGAAAATTGCGTGTATTCCATGCGGGCTGGAGCCGCCGGCGCGCACGCCGACCCGCGCGGAGGCTCGCGTGAAACTGGGCGTGTGTGACGAGGCGTTTGTCGTCTCCGCCGCCGCGCGTCTGGTTCCCGAAAAGGGCCTGGATACGCTGCTGGAGGCGGTCTGCGATCTGCGCGCGCTTGCGCCGCCGCCCCTCTTGCTGATCGCTGGCGCCGGGCCGGATGACATTCGTCTGCGCGCGATGGGCGCGCGTCTTTTGGGAGACCGCGTGCGATTTCTCGGCCATGTGGCCGATCTCAGCGAGATGTACGCCGCTTCCGACGTGTTCGCGCTGCCTTCGCTAATGGAAGGGTTTGGCCTGGTGTATTTGGAAGCCGCGCAGCACGGCGTCCCGAGTATCGGAACGAATGTCGGAGCGATCCCCGAAGTGATCCAGGACGGCGTGACGGGCGCGCTGGTTCCCGTCGGGGACGCCAAAGCGCTCGCGTCGTCAATCCGTGCGCTCGCGTGCGACCCGCAGCGGCGGCAAGCGCTGGGGCAGGCGGCGCGGCGGCGCGTTGTTTCGGAGTTCGGCATGGAGCGGATGGGTGAACAGTACCGGCGCGCTCTGTTTGGGCGCAGCCGCTGA
- a CDS encoding glycosyltransferase family 2 protein, which translates to MEALSRAASARDTITVAICTCDRGARLIPAVRSILAAGGGYRELIVIDQSANLETRDALALFIAQGHVRWIPSATRGSGHSRTIALQAARSEYVAFTDDDCLVEPGWLEAHLDALRQFPGVALSYGAVLAAEYDPALGYIPDYPIQRSKRCVSWRDRMNARGIGANFAVRRQEILDLGGFDPALGAGAPYFSAEDRDLTLRCFAAGLGVYECAESRVVHEGFRGWAQGRRHTQNDWFGLGAVFAKPLRDGQWRMLPYLLHEFTRFALLPFLLALLSPQKKKGFLRIQAFIAGFARGWIGAGRPSITSEDPRLPLEGSFDFPLPRQAAAPREG; encoded by the coding sequence TTGGAAGCACTCTCCCGCGCCGCTTCGGCGCGCGATACGATCACCGTGGCGATCTGCACCTGCGATCGCGGAGCGCGACTTATCCCCGCAGTGCGCAGCATTCTGGCCGCCGGGGGAGGGTATCGCGAACTGATCGTCATCGATCAAAGCGCGAACCTGGAGACGCGCGATGCGCTCGCCCTGTTCATTGCCCAGGGCCACGTCCGCTGGATCCCGTCCGCAACGCGCGGATCGGGCCACTCCCGAACCATCGCCCTGCAAGCCGCCCGGTCCGAGTATGTCGCCTTCACCGACGACGACTGCCTTGTGGAGCCCGGCTGGCTGGAGGCGCATCTGGACGCGCTTCGCCAATTTCCGGGCGTCGCCCTCAGCTACGGCGCCGTGCTGGCCGCGGAGTACGACCCGGCGCTGGGCTATATTCCCGACTATCCGATCCAGCGCAGCAAACGCTGCGTCTCCTGGCGTGACCGCATGAACGCGCGCGGCATCGGCGCCAACTTCGCCGTCCGTCGCCAGGAGATTTTGGATCTCGGCGGCTTCGACCCCGCTCTGGGCGCCGGCGCGCCGTACTTTTCCGCCGAGGATCGCGACCTCACGCTGCGCTGCTTCGCCGCCGGCCTCGGCGTTTACGAGTGCGCCGAAAGCCGCGTGGTTCATGAAGGCTTTCGGGGCTGGGCGCAGGGCCGCCGGCACACCCAGAACGACTGGTTCGGCCTGGGCGCCGTCTTCGCCAAACCGCTGCGCGACGGTCAATGGAGAATGCTGCCGTATCTCCTGCACGAGTTCACGCGCTTCGCGCTGCTGCCATTTCTTCTGGCGCTGCTGTCGCCCCAAAAGAAGAAAGGGTTTCTGAGAATACAAGCGTTCATTGCCGGCTTCGCGCGCGGCTGGATCGGAGCCGGGCGGCCTTCAATCACATCCGAAGATCCCCGGCTGCCCCTCGAAGGCAGCTTCGATTTCCCGCTTCCCCGACAAGCCGCCGCGCCGAGGGAAGGGTAG
- a CDS encoding SdrD B-like domain-containing protein: MTFIGRKSVSILAMLPMCFSLVTGARAQAPSNPTIRGFVVGAEYSKFATAYKASASLGQGTSWWFGYRPDIPQAPTTHAEVPIAYGTDGVYSGGFGSGDDWPTPLQHVVYNPSIANPGFNYLPAVDLFKHQTPYASNTGSYPGVTSLNVSASAQFPAETIVANGSHWGGFYGSFRGSNGTMAAQGFPWSSPGSDYGYYNAGDAGYKPYAPGPANVNFYIYDIRNSTPVVDSAGHATYDLTSAPDNVSATTNKARGRLTIRRKDFSARWEFGYSAANIQYANTFILQGVWEIAAVEGSFTSVYSPSDIGKAVGTYGQPQRFFPGLNYNDGNFYNVFSNSSNQQKSMVYQFLPAGVTIVRTYDAVTNTIVETVTNNGDVSLSNLTVTDTAAGTSAPFSLAAGASTTITLPLTVPYVSVGTATVKSNVFGIERGTDINGSSMTIADTSTNVSGVPDASIIHVSATSSGTQLASDITVSGVVTAQKAGASTGVASVTVTLTGTDLNGNAVSLTTQSAADGTYSFSNVVPGTYHVVETAPAGYDVLDAIPGVGATKVSATDLLVAANATGTSSYTSENFQLAQQVGTVSGTLYVDANKNTSLDSGEAGVAGITVTLQDGNGKAVATTTTDANGAYSFTAIPVGSYTVVAPATAGDDTLETGASLPVTVVSTKDAPNNNFGYLLPTGSLSGVLYVDANKNSALDGGEAGVSGITVILTDSKGKVVATTTTDANGSYSFAAITIGAYTVSAPALASGDTLETAATVAATVTANKETPNNNFGYLLPTGSLSGTFYIDGDKDSAFDNGEIGIAGVLVTLKDGTGKVVATTTTGADGSYSFTAITIGSYTVSAPAMAGDDTLETAATLAVTVAASKDTPKNNFGYLLPVGSLSGTLYVDANKNSAFDGGEAGLSGVTVTLTDSNGKVVKTATTDASGAYSFPGVTIGSYTVSAPATASGDTLETSATVAAIVTANKDTPNNNFGYLLPVGSLSGVLYVDANKNSSLDGGENGLAGITVTLTDANGKTVKTATTDANGSYSFSGVTIGAYTVTAPSTASGDTLETAGALTVNVAANKDTPNNNFGYLLPVGSLSGTFYIDANKNSGLDSGEAGLSGLTVNLIDATGKTVASTTTSANGAYSFTGITIGSYTVSGPASAGDNTLETAATIAVSVTANANASGNNFGYLPPVGSVSGTLFIDADRDSNLDTGEAGLSGITVNLLDASGNIVATTTTDSSGGYSFAGLAPAGYTVSAPSAASGYALETAVTLAVTVVANQNDGANDFGYVTPVGSLSGVLFLDGDKDGKYDAGEALLSGVTVTVKDSSGNVVATTTTDSDGAYSVPGLIVGSYTVSAPTATGGDVLETSAALTVAVTANVDAPNNNFGYVIPVGSVSGTLYIDANKNGALNSGEAGVSGVTVNLLDGAGNIVATTTTDGSGNYSFADVVTGAYTVSAPAAAGGANIETSGSLSVTVTASQNSGGNNFGYVVPAIGSLSGTLYIDTNKNSGLDSGEAGISGVTVNLVDASGSIVATTTTDSSGKYSFTGLAAGSYKVVAPGAASSYALETSGTLSVTVVGSQNSGNNNFGYVKPAPTVGSICGVVYLDTNKDGKPGCGDYALSGVTVTLVDGNGKVVATTTTDCSGGYSFKNVPAGTYKVVVPATDGVYPVETTDPLTVTVTGGQNVCNVNFGYVKPATGNLCGTVYIDGDKDGRYGRGETVLSGVTVTLVDGNGKTVAVTTTDCSGNYTFRGLAPGSYKVVVPAKNGSYPIETTDPLAVTVVGNQTSSGNNFGYVKPATGNVCGTVYLDTNKDGKPNNGDTALSGVTVTLVDSSGKTVATTVTDCSGGYTFKNVTPGVYTVVVPGSASGDSIETTNPLSVTVSGNQTSGNVNFGYTKSSASCGSLCGTVFYDSNKNGKFDRCDTALCGVLVTLKNNSGKTIATTKSDSCGNYSFSGVPAGSYAVCAPSSLSSCSPKSGANLNCSVSGGQKTGNCNFAYVKGSSWGG, encoded by the coding sequence GTGACATTTATCGGCCGCAAGTCGGTCAGCATCCTCGCAATGCTTCCCATGTGTTTTTCATTGGTCACGGGCGCTCGCGCCCAGGCCCCCAGCAATCCTACCATCCGCGGCTTTGTCGTCGGCGCGGAATACAGCAAGTTCGCCACCGCCTATAAGGCGTCCGCCTCGCTGGGGCAGGGCACTTCGTGGTGGTTCGGCTATCGCCCCGACATCCCGCAGGCCCCCACGACTCATGCGGAAGTTCCCATCGCCTACGGAACGGACGGCGTTTACTCCGGCGGCTTCGGTTCGGGGGACGACTGGCCGACCCCGCTCCAGCATGTCGTTTACAATCCCAGCATCGCCAACCCCGGCTTCAACTACCTGCCGGCCGTGGACCTGTTCAAGCATCAAACGCCGTACGCCAGCAACACGGGATCTTATCCGGGCGTCACCTCGCTGAATGTCAGCGCCTCCGCGCAGTTCCCCGCCGAGACCATTGTTGCGAACGGTTCGCACTGGGGCGGCTTCTACGGCTCCTTCCGGGGATCGAACGGAACGATGGCGGCGCAGGGCTTCCCCTGGAGCAGTCCGGGATCGGACTACGGCTACTACAACGCCGGCGACGCCGGTTACAAGCCCTACGCGCCCGGTCCGGCCAACGTCAATTTCTACATCTACGATATCCGCAATTCGACCCCGGTCGTCGATTCCGCCGGCCACGCCACTTATGACCTGACCAGCGCGCCGGATAACGTCTCCGCGACCACCAACAAGGCGCGCGGCCGTCTGACCATCCGGCGCAAGGACTTCAGCGCGCGGTGGGAGTTCGGTTACAGCGCGGCGAACATTCAGTACGCCAACACCTTCATCCTTCAGGGCGTCTGGGAGATCGCGGCGGTCGAAGGCTCCTTCACCTCCGTTTACTCGCCCAGCGACATCGGCAAGGCGGTCGGCACCTACGGCCAGCCGCAGCGCTTCTTCCCCGGCCTGAACTACAACGACGGCAACTTCTACAACGTGTTCTCGAACTCGAGCAACCAGCAGAAGAGCATGGTTTACCAGTTCCTTCCGGCCGGCGTCACGATTGTCCGCACCTATGACGCCGTCACGAACACGATCGTCGAGACCGTCACCAACAACGGCGACGTTTCGCTTTCGAACCTGACCGTTACCGACACGGCTGCCGGGACCTCCGCGCCCTTCAGCCTGGCGGCGGGAGCGTCCACCACGATCACGCTGCCGCTGACCGTTCCTTATGTCAGCGTGGGAACCGCCACCGTCAAGTCGAATGTGTTCGGGATCGAGCGCGGGACCGACATCAATGGTTCGTCCATGACCATCGCCGACACGTCCACCAACGTCTCGGGCGTGCCGGACGCCTCCATCATCCACGTTTCGGCCACCAGCAGCGGCACGCAGCTAGCGTCCGACATCACTGTCAGCGGCGTTGTCACCGCGCAGAAGGCCGGGGCCAGCACGGGCGTCGCCAGCGTCACCGTCACGCTCACCGGAACCGACCTGAACGGAAACGCCGTCTCGCTCACGACGCAAAGCGCGGCGGATGGAACGTACAGCTTCTCGAACGTCGTTCCAGGAACCTATCACGTGGTCGAGACCGCCCCGGCGGGGTATGACGTGCTCGACGCCATTCCCGGCGTCGGCGCCACCAAGGTCTCCGCCACGGACCTGCTCGTCGCGGCGAACGCCACGGGAACATCTTCTTACACGTCCGAGAACTTCCAGCTTGCCCAGCAGGTCGGAACCGTCTCCGGAACACTGTACGTGGACGCCAACAAGAACACCAGCCTGGATAGCGGCGAGGCCGGCGTCGCCGGGATCACCGTCACGCTCCAGGACGGCAACGGCAAGGCCGTCGCCACCACGACCACGGACGCGAACGGCGCTTACTCCTTCACGGCGATCCCTGTCGGCTCCTATACCGTCGTCGCTCCGGCGACCGCCGGCGATGACACGCTGGAAACCGGCGCTTCGCTTCCGGTGACGGTCGTTTCGACCAAGGACGCTCCGAACAACAACTTCGGATATCTGCTGCCGACCGGCAGTCTATCCGGCGTCCTCTATGTGGACGCCAACAAGAACAGCGCCCTGGACGGCGGCGAGGCCGGCGTCTCTGGAATCACCGTCATCCTGACCGATTCGAAGGGCAAAGTCGTCGCCACCACGACCACGGACGCCAACGGATCCTACTCGTTCGCCGCGATCACGATCGGCGCCTACACCGTCTCCGCGCCGGCTCTAGCGAGCGGCGATACGCTGGAAACAGCCGCGACGGTCGCCGCCACGGTCACCGCGAACAAGGAAACGCCGAACAATAACTTTGGTTACCTGCTGCCGACCGGCAGCCTGTCGGGAACGTTCTATATCGACGGCGACAAGGACAGCGCCTTCGACAACGGCGAAATCGGCATTGCCGGCGTCCTCGTCACGCTGAAGGACGGAACCGGCAAGGTTGTCGCGACCACGACGACTGGCGCGGACGGCTCCTATTCATTCACGGCGATCACGATCGGCTCCTACACGGTCTCTGCGCCGGCCATGGCCGGCGACGATACGCTCGAAACCGCCGCGACCCTGGCCGTGACCGTCGCCGCCAGCAAAGACACGCCGAAGAATAACTTTGGCTATCTCCTGCCCGTCGGATCCCTTTCCGGGACCCTGTACGTGGACGCGAATAAGAACAGCGCCTTCGACGGCGGCGAGGCCGGCCTGTCCGGCGTCACCGTCACCCTGACGGACTCGAACGGAAAAGTCGTCAAGACGGCGACCACGGACGCCAGCGGCGCTTATTCCTTCCCCGGCGTCACGATCGGCTCTTACACGGTCTCCGCGCCGGCCACGGCCAGCGGCGATACCCTGGAAACCTCCGCAACCGTCGCCGCGATCGTCACGGCCAACAAAGATACGCCGAACAACAACTTCGGCTATCTGCTCCCGGTCGGTTCGCTCTCGGGCGTTCTGTACGTGGACGCCAACAAGAACAGCAGCCTGGACGGCGGCGAGAACGGCCTGGCGGGAATCACCGTCACGCTGACCGACGCGAACGGCAAGACCGTGAAGACGGCGACCACGGACGCGAACGGATCCTACTCCTTCAGCGGCGTCACGATCGGCGCCTACACCGTAACCGCGCCATCCACCGCCAGCGGCGATACGCTGGAAACGGCCGGCGCGCTCACCGTGAACGTGGCCGCGAACAAGGACACGCCGAACAATAACTTCGGTTATCTGCTTCCCGTCGGCTCGCTCTCGGGCACATTCTACATCGACGCCAACAAGAACAGCGGATTGGACAGCGGCGAGGCCGGCCTTTCCGGGCTTACGGTCAATCTGATCGACGCCACGGGCAAGACGGTTGCATCGACGACCACCAGCGCGAACGGCGCTTACTCCTTCACGGGAATCACGATCGGCTCCTACACGGTTTCCGGTCCGGCCAGCGCCGGCGACAACACGCTGGAAACGGCGGCGACGATCGCGGTGTCGGTCACGGCGAACGCGAACGCTTCGGGCAATAACTTCGGTTACCTGCCGCCCGTCGGCAGCGTCTCCGGAACGCTCTTCATCGACGCCGACCGCGACAGCAACTTGGATACGGGCGAGGCGGGTCTCTCCGGAATCACCGTGAACCTGCTCGACGCATCGGGCAATATCGTCGCCACGACCACCACGGACAGCAGCGGCGGCTACTCCTTCGCGGGATTGGCTCCCGCCGGCTACACGGTCTCCGCGCCGTCCGCCGCGAGTGGATACGCGCTGGAAACCGCCGTCACTCTGGCGGTCACCGTCGTCGCCAACCAGAACGATGGCGCGAATGACTTCGGATACGTCACCCCGGTCGGCAGCCTCTCCGGCGTCCTCTTCCTGGACGGCGACAAGGACGGCAAGTACGATGCGGGCGAGGCGCTTCTCTCCGGCGTCACCGTCACGGTGAAGGATAGCAGCGGGAACGTCGTCGCCACCACGACCACGGACTCGGACGGCGCTTACTCCGTTCCCGGCCTGATCGTCGGCTCCTACACGGTCTCCGCGCCGACCGCCACCGGCGGCGATGTGCTTGAAACGAGCGCCGCGCTGACCGTCGCGGTCACCGCCAACGTGGATGCGCCGAACAACAACTTCGGCTATGTCATTCCGGTCGGCAGCGTCTCCGGGACGCTCTACATCGACGCCAACAAGAACGGCGCGCTGAACAGCGGCGAGGCGGGCGTCTCCGGCGTCACCGTCAACCTGCTGGATGGCGCGGGCAACATCGTCGCCACCACGACCACGGACGGCAGCGGCAACTACTCCTTCGCGGATGTCGTTACCGGCGCCTACACGGTCTCCGCTCCGGCGGCGGCGGGCGGCGCGAATATCGAGACGAGCGGTTCGCTGAGCGTCACGGTCACCGCCAGCCAGAACTCGGGCGGCAACAACTTCGGTTATGTTGTCCCCGCGATCGGCTCGCTCTCGGGAACGCTCTACATCGATACGAACAAGAACAGCGGCCTGGACAGCGGCGAGGCTGGGATCTCCGGCGTCACCGTGAACCTGGTTGACGCTTCGGGCAGCATCGTCGCCACGACCACCACGGACAGCAGCGGCAAGTACTCCTTCACGGGACTCGCCGCCGGCTCCTATAAAGTCGTCGCGCCCGGCGCCGCGAGCTCGTACGCTCTGGAAACCTCGGGAACCCTCTCGGTTACCGTGGTCGGCAGCCAGAACTCGGGCAACAATAACTTCGGTTACGTCAAGCCCGCCCCGACCGTGGGAAGCATCTGCGGCGTGGTCTATCTGGACACCAATAAGGACGGCAAGCCGGGATGCGGCGACTACGCCCTATCTGGCGTCACCGTCACCCTGGTCGACGGAAACGGCAAGGTTGTCGCGACCACAACGACGGATTGCAGCGGCGGATACTCGTTCAAGAACGTCCCCGCCGGAACCTATAAGGTCGTTGTCCCGGCCACCGACGGCGTCTACCCGGTGGAGACCACCGATCCGCTGACCGTCACCGTCACCGGCGGCCAGAACGTCTGCAACGTCAACTTCGGCTACGTGAAGCCCGCCACCGGCAATCTGTGCGGTACGGTCTACATCGATGGGGACAAGGACGGACGATACGGCCGGGGTGAGACGGTCCTCTCCGGCGTCACCGTGACGCTGGTCGATGGCAACGGCAAAACGGTCGCCGTGACCACGACCGACTGCAGCGGCAACTACACCTTCCGAGGACTGGCGCCCGGCTCCTACAAGGTCGTCGTTCCCGCCAAGAACGGCTCCTATCCGATCGAGACCACCGATCCGCTGGCGGTCACCGTCGTCGGAAATCAGACATCGAGCGGCAATAACTTCGGTTATGTGAAGCCGGCCACCGGAAATGTCTGCGGTACGGTCTACCTGGACACGAACAAGGACGGCAAGCCTAATAACGGCGATACGGCTCTCTCCGGCGTCACCGTGACGCTGGTGGACAGCAGCGGCAAGACGGTCGCCACGACAGTTACGGATTGCAGCGGCGGCTACACGTTCAAGAATGTGACGCCCGGCGTCTACACCGTTGTCGTTCCCGGATCCGCGAGCGGCGACTCGATCGAGACCACCAACCCGCTGTCGGTAACCGTGAGCGGGAACCAGACGAGCGGCAACGTGAACTTCGGCTACACAAAGAGCTCCGCGTCCTGCGGCTCCCTCTGCGGAACCGTGTTCTACGACTCCAATAAGAACGGCAAGTTCGACCGCTGCGACACCGCCCTCTGCGGCGTCCTCGTCACGCTGAAGAATAACTCCGGCAAGACGATCGCCACGACGAAGTCGGACTCCTGCGGCAACTACTCCTTCTCGGGAGTTCCGGCCGGCTCTTACGCGGTCTGCGCTCCGTCTTCGCTGAGCAGCTGCTCTCCGAAGTCCGGCGCAAACCTGAACTGCTCCGTCTCCGGCGGGCAGAAGACCGGCAACTGCAACTTCGCTTATGTGAAGGGTTCGTCCTGGGGCGGATAG